The Nostoc sp. 'Peltigera membranacea cyanobiont' N6 genome contains the following window.
TGCACAAGAATCACTTTTTGCAAATCGCTCAACCGTTCCCCAGTCTGCGGGGGAATTGTGGCGTCTAACCATGCTAATGCTGCTTCAGCGTCCATTGTGTAACGACGAGGGGAGTTCAGATTTTAGGGACAACTATAAATTACTTTACAGTTATGTTGCTGGAGTTTTCGGATAAGATTCTGTAAATCCGACTTTTTTCCCGACTTTTCAGACCTTGGCTCAAAATTTGCTCTTGGGTGAACTTGACAACCGTCACAGCTTAACAAAATATACCAGAGATTATCTCTGAGTGTTAGAGGTGAATGATAAACCACTGCTAGTTATTATTTAAATAAAGCCTTGTATTATCTCACTAATTTTTTTAAAAATCTATTATATTGCATGATTTTTTATAGGTTTCTGATTTTTTACAATGTTATATTCTTAAATTTAATTTTCGGATATATTGAGTAAATTAGTTTTAAAACTTAGGAATTTATCTGTTGACACGGATATTTATTTTAGAGCTTGACTACTACTATTTAATTATTAGAGGTTTAAAAGGAAGCTTGTTTAACCAATGGTTAAAGATAATTTCAAGGGAGGAATACATATACTTTTATTTATAACTTCTTTGTCAACTTTTAATTTTGGGTATGTTTCTCCACTGTTTTTAAGACGTATGTCGTATATAATTAATTTTCTACAATTCTTGTACAGCTATACCTGATGTCAAAAGTAATAGTAGACAATTACTTACTTTGTACAGCAATATACAGCTTTACTATAGTTTGAATATAGTTTGAATATAGTTTGAATATAGTTTTTAAATTTAAACACTACAGTTTGCTATTTGAGCAAACACAAAAGTATAAACAGCCTTGTATTTTGAGGATTTTTATACTATTCTGTGTCAAATCTAATTTTTTTAGATTTTTTACTCTGTTTGGCAATGTGTCCTTTTTGTAGGAGTTTTATGAGCAAACAAACCATTCTCTTTAGTATGTTCGCTGTAACTTTTGTGGTTTTAGCAATGCAATCTGTAGTTGACAGCCAAGCAAGGTCTATACTCTACGAGTTTTCCAAGCTGTTTTTTGCTGGTTATGTGGGATACTTGCTCAAATAAAAGTCCCTTAGTAAGTTAGTGAGACTTACTAAAGGACAGGGATTTTAAAACGTTTAAACTACAGTATCCGAGATATCTCAGATAGGCAACCTTTTTAAGGAAGGTTGTCTATTCTAATTTTCCTTTAATCCTTCCTTTGTTCTTTGGCTGTTACCTTAAACCGACTTTTTTACCGACTTCTTGCAACTGCATCACATAAAACTGCCGACTTCAGCCGACTGACAAAACGAAGTACGATCGCTTAGGCTATTGGGTACAGAGATAAAAATTAAAGTATAAAAAAATGCTTAATACTCTCAGCCCAGTTAGAGAAGACTTAGCAGGTCAAAGCTATCCCAGTCCTAACTACCTGCAAACACAACATCGCATTCGTTCACTCATAGACAAATATATTGCAGTCGAACAACTACACGATCGCCTGCAAGATTTACCGATAGAGTTTGCCAATCCCCAACCGCGTCCCTGGAAACACATCGACTGGCAAACAATCAATCGCAATCAAATTATCGGCTTAGACGCAGAGGTATTTCTATCTATATTGATAGGTGCAATGGATACAGAAGCTCCCATTCGCGGCTATACCCAAACCAGTCGGCAGTATTTGGAAAAATTGCATCCTCAGATGGCTCGGTTTGTTGGTGGAACTATCGGTGAAGATGGCGAACTCCTAGAACTTGGTTTGTGGGAAAAGGAAGAACGTCAGCACACACCCGCATTAATTAAAATCTACACCCAATTAACAGGCGAAAAAATTACCCCAAAACTTCGGACTGTTAGAAGCTATCTTCCCACAGATGATGCCAAGGAAGACTTATATCGCCACGGCTTACACCGCATTGCCACAGAATACGGTGCAACCTGTCTTTATATTTGGTTGATGGCTCACACCACTGGCGCACTCCAGGATGTTCTAGAGGAATTAGCACAGGATGAAATCAATCACATGACCAAATTCTGGGGGTTTGGAGTTTGGGCTTTTCCTGATACTGGCTTGATGCGAATTGGACGCACGCTAATCAAAACGCGATCGCAAACCTATCAGCGTAACAACCTGATGCGTACCCTCCGCCGCATGATGGCTACCCTTAACTGGAATGCTTGGTCATTAACCAACAAAACAACTCTCCTCTTCACCTTCACTTACACAATGCATCGCCTGTGGAGTTGGAACAGCACCCTCACACCAGAGTACTTACAAAATTTATTTGAAACTAATTAGTCAAAACAAAGGACAAATAACAAATGACAAATGACAAATCAAAATTACCCACAGATTTAAACCCCCAAAAAATACCCCAACATATTGCCGTCATCATGGATGGTAACGGACGATGGGCAACTAGTAGAGGATTACCGCGCATCGCTGGACATCGCCAAGGAGCAAGTACGCTCAAAGAACTATTGCGTTGCTGCAAAGATTGGGGAATCAAAGCGTTGACAGCCTACGCTTTCTCAACAGAAAATTGGCAGCGTCCCATTGAAGAAGTAGATTTTCTGATGCATTTGTTTGAGCGATTACTACACCGCGAGTTGGCTCAGATGCATCGAGAAGGTGTGCGAATCTCCTTTATTGGAGATTTATCGGCTTTACCCAAGTCTCTACAAACGGAAATGGAACGTTCTATGAGAGAGACATTGAACAATCAAGCAATCCACTTTACTGTTGCAGTCAACTATGGTAGCCGCAACGAAATTACCAAAGTTTGCCGTCAAGTAGCTCAACTGGTGGAACAAGGCGAACTCAGCGCCCAAGAAGTGAATGAAAGTCTTGTAGAACAACACCTCTATACGGCAGATACTCCAGAACCAGATTTACTGATTCGTACTAGTGGTGAGATGCGATTGAGTAATTTTCTTTTGTGGCAAATGGCGTATACAGAGATGTATTTCACCGATATTCTTTGGCCAGATTTTAATCGAGAAGCATTTCATCAAGCTTTGTTGAGCTACCAAAATCGCGATCGCCGTTTTGGTCAAGTTAAAGCTTCACTGTCAGCTTAAGCTATCTGGAAAACCTCTCTATTAAATTTCCCCCTCCCGCGTCGGGAAGGGGACTAGGTTTTTTGCTGCTATGAAGCATAAAGTAAAAGCACCCACATTACCAGGATGGTATATGAGCGCTAAGAAATTTAAACATTATTGAGGATAATCTATCTGCTATGACAGACCGAAGTAACTATAAGAATAGCAGGCGGTGGGTAAATAAACTGCAAGGGTAGTTACAAATGTTTTGTTAAAAATATTACTTACTGTAAGATATTGCTTATTTTTCTAAAGTGTGGTAATGATTATCTAAAAATTTTCTTTATGCGATCGCTATGAAACTTCTCTGGGATGAAACTGGTTAACAATCCCAAGATAAATGATTTCCGCCGTTTTCCTCCCGATCTTCCATACACTCCAAATTAATTTTTTGGGTAAATTACTCTTTGCTAGGTATTTAGCCTCTAATCTCGGCTAAATACCTATATTCATTATCATAAAATCAGACGGATGTAATTATTATTTTGCCAATAGTAATTATCAAAACTATCAATATCATTATTTGTTAATTCTTTCCCAAAATAGTATTTACTATAATTTAATACTTGCGATATAAGCTGATTTTGCGGTAAGTAAATTCAGAAAAAATCCTGATATCAAAAATTTAAAGTTAGCCAGAGAATCTTGCTAAATCTACTTTAAATTTACTTATCAATCAATTTCAAAATCGCAATTAATTTTTACCCTATTATATGTGTTGGGAGTTCTCATGGCGAAATATCTACTAGCTTCTGCTAGTGGGATGGGATTTTTATGCTTAATTGCCGGGTTATCACCTGTGCAAGCCCTTCCTCATTTAGAAATTGCAGATAAAAATTTAGCTATTAATCAAAATGATAGCAATTATCAAAAAAATGATTCTCATCAAAGCAACTTGACAAATAGTATCTCCAGTAAGTTGCTGATAGTTAATGAGAATCAAAGAAATCAAGATTCAGGAGTAGATTCTGCTGTTAAGTTTCAGCAACAACTGACACCACAATCTATAAATTCATCTCCATCCTCAGACAAACTTGCACAAGTAACATCTGTATCCCAATTATCTGATGTACAACCTACAGATTGGGCTTTTCAGGCACTCCAGTCTTTGGTTGAGCGATATGGTTGCATTGCAGGTTATCCCAATCAAACCTATCGCGGTAATCGGGCGATGACTCGCTATGAATTTGCTGCTGGCTTAAATGCTTGTTTAGACCGAATCAACGAACTGATTGCCACTGCAACTGGTGATTTGGTTAAGAAAGAAGATTTAGCCACGTTGCAGAAACTACAAGAACAATTTACGGCGGAATTAACAACATTGCGGGGTCGAGTGGATGCTGTAGAAGCTCGTAGCGCAAAACTAGAAGCAAATCAATTTTCTACGACTACTAAACTTAATGGAGAGGTAATTATTGCTGGTGTTGGTGCTACCGGTGGCGCTCCTAATAACAGCGACTCGAATATCATCCTAGTCAATAGAGTGCGATTAAATCTCACCACTAGCTTTACTGGTAAAGATTTATTAATTACTGGATTGCAAGCTTATAACTTTTTGGGTGGAGCCAATGGACAAGGTAGCCTGCAACAAAGTTTAGGATTAGCTGCACCTCTTTTAAGTTCTAGTAGCGCTCGTACCAGTTTTGAGCCGCAATTTCCAGGGTTAAATGTCAATACTTTGTCGAGTGTTGGCGCGAACGATGTTCAGCTTTACAAATTGCTGTATATCTTTCCCGTCGCTAATAAATTAACCTTGTTTGCCGGAACTGCGGCGGAAACATCAGATGCTTTCCCAACAATTACACCTTTTTATGGCGAAGGACAAGAGTCAATTTCTCGTTTTGCAGGCTTAAACCCAGTGTTACGGGTTTCTGGTGGGACTTCGGGTACTGGTTTAGCATCGGCGGCGGGATTTATTTATAGTATTTCCCCGAATTTGGATTTACGCGCTTTATACGGTAGCGTCAACGCCAATTTACCCCAAAAATCTGCTGATGAGGCACTACCAGGAGTTTCTACGACACCTTTGGGGGGTGGTGTATTTAGTGGAAGTAGTATTGTTGCTGCACAGTTAACCTTCAAGCCCAGTCCTGACTTAGATATTGGTCTAAACTATGCCAATAGTTATCACGAAATCAATATTTTAGGTACTGGATTAATTAGTGGTGATGTTGGTGCTTTAGCTGGTGTTGACGCTGGGACACCAGTCAAACTCAATTCCTTTGGGGGTACAGTAACATGGCGATTTTCTCCCAATATAGCCTTATCTGGCTATGGTGCAGCATTATTTGTTGATGCTTCTTCTAATAGCGTTAATGCTTCCACCACCTTTACAAGTTGGATGGTGGGAGTTCACTTCAAAGATTTATTCAAGTCAGGAAACAATGCCGGGATTCTTTTTGGTCAACCGCTTTACCGTAGTGATGCTGGTGGTTCTGCTCAACTTTCCCCCACAGGCGACAATCGGGCGACTCCTTACCATTTAGAAGGCTATTATCGCTTTCGAGTTAGCGATAATATCAGCATTACTCCTGGTGCGTTTGTTCTCTTTAACCCAGAAGGTAATAGCAACAATGAGACTACAACTGTGGGCGTACTTCGGACTACTTTTACATTTTAATAAGACCTCCAAATACCCATACCGTCATTTTCCATACCATAACTAGCAAGCGAATATCCTCCTAAAAATAACACTCCTTTTTAGGAGTAATGACTAAAAAAAAGTAGAAACTCGGTGGACAATTATCGAATAAGAATACTACCATTTTGCCCAAAATCTATTGTGCAAAACTGGTGCGATCGCAATTCCTCAAAATACTTAAAGCCACTGCTTCCGCCACCTTAATACCATCGATACCCGCCGAGAGAATTCCACCTGCATATCCCGCGCCTTCACCAGCCGGATAAAGACCGACTGTATTTAAACTCTGATAATCCTCTTTGCGTTTAATCCGAATTGGTGATGAGGTGCGGGTTTCTACCCCAGTTAACACGGCATCATCCATTGCAAATCCCTTGATTTGTTTGTCAAAAGCGGGCAGTGCTTCACGGATGGCAGCGATCGCATAATCTGGTAAACTCTGGCTCAAATCGCCCAAATGTACCCCTGGCGTATAAGACGGTTTAACCGTGCCCAACGCTGTAGAAGGGCGATGGTTAAGAAAGTCTCTCACCAACTGCCCTGGAGCTTCATAAGTCCCACCGCCCAATTCAAAAGCCTTTTCTTCCAAGCGCCGTTGGAAGTCAATTCCCGCCAAGGCATTACCCGGATAATCTTCGGGTGTGATGCCCACAACGATCGCACTATTGGCATTACGCTCATTGCGAGAGTATTGGCTCATCCCATTGGTGACAAGTCTCCCCGGTTCTGATGCGGCTGCAACCACCAACCCGCCCGGACACATACAAAAACTATAGACTGAACGACCATTTTGACAGTGATGAACTAGTTTATAGTCGGCAGCACCTAAAAGTTTATGACCAGCTTGAGCGCCAAAACGACATTTATCGATGAGAGTTTGAGGATGTTCGACGCGAAAGCCGATGGAAAAAGGTTTCGGCTCGATGTAAACCCCGCGATCGTATAGCATTTGGAAGGTATCGCGGGCGCTGTGTCCTACTGCCAAAACTACATAATCGCTGGCGATATATTCCCCACTGGCAAGAGTGACTCCCCGCACCTGTCCATTTTCGATGTTGATATCTTCCACCCGACTTTCAAAGCGAATTTCACCGCCGAGGGATTCGATTTTAGCCCGCATACTTTGGACGATTCCCACAAGTTTGAAGGTGCCGATATGCGGTTTGTTGATATAGAGAATTTCTGGTGAGGCTCCGGCATTGACAAGTTCGGTTAATACCTTTCGCCCATAATGCTGAGGATCTTTAACTTGACTGTAGAGTTTGCCATCGGAGAATGTACCCGCCCCACCTTCACCAAATTGGGCATTAGATTCTGGGTTGAAGTCTGATTTTTTCTTCCAAAAGCCAAAGGTATCAACGGTGCGATCGCGAACTTTTTTCCCACGTTCTAAAATGATTGGACGGAAACCCATTTGTGCCAGCATCAAACCCGCAAATAAGCCACAAGGCCCAGTACCAATGATGATGGGGCGAATTGCCAAATTACTAGGTGCTTGCGCCACTGGGCGATAACTCATGTCTGGCCTAACCATCACATGGGGATCTTTTTTCAGGCGCTTGAGTAGATGAGTCTCCTGAGTTGTTTCTACATCCAGAATATAAACAAGGTTAATCTCTCCTTTTTTACGCGCATCGTAGCTACGCTTGAAGATGGAATAACCGATCAATTCTTCGTCCGTAATTTGCAGCTTTTTGAGGATGGCAGTCTCGATCTCATCTTCAGGATGATCGAGTGGAAGCTTTACTTCTGTTAGTCGTAACATGGCGAGGAGAAATTCATACTATCTATTAAAATCTTAATCAAAATTGCTGTGTCGCGGCTGATACTTAAACCAGACTGACAGCCGCCTCTAACATTCGTATTGTCCCAAGTTCAGCATTTATTTCCACTTCTAAACCGATTGGCAAGGTAAATTTATCTTTAATATGACCAATCATTGAACCATACCAAGCAGGAATCCCTAAAGGAAGTATGTGTTGTTGCAATACTTGGATTAATGTAAATGATGGTTCATCTCCAAGTTTACAATTAGTGCATTGCCCAAAGATAAAGCCAGAAATTTGATTAAGTATGCCAGCAGTTTTTAACTGTGTCAGCATTCTATCTACACGGTAAACATCCTCGCCAACTTCTTCAACAAATAAGATACTTTTGTTCCAGGAAGGTAGATAAGGTGAACCTACCATCGCCGATAGCACTGATAAGTTTCCACCTACAAGTTTACCTCTCGCTTTTCCTGGTGCTATTGTCTCCACCCGCACTTCGCTAGGGTTGAGATTTTGCATAGTCACAGCTTCACCATTAAATAGGATGCGTTTGAAGTAATCCACTGTAAATTGATTCCAGGTAGATGTGGCAACTGGCCCATGAAAAGTAATCATTTGACTACGGGCATTAATTGCTAACAACAGCGTCGTAATATCGCTGTAGCCGATGATAATTTTTGGATGTGAGCGGATTAGGGAGTAGTTTAGTAGTGGTAGGATGCGATTACAGCCCCAACCGCCACGCATGGGGATAATTGCTTTGATGGTGCGATCGCTAAACATCAAGTTTATATCATCAGCGCGATCGCTATCTTTACCCGCTAAATAGCCGTAACGATCTAAAATATGCTTCCCCAGCTTTACTTTTAACCCTAATTGTGAGATTGATTGCTGTGCAGCTTCGATATCTTTAGCGTCAACGATACCCGCAGGAGAGATGAATCCTACAGTATCACCTACTTGTAGGTGGGAAGGCTTACGGATGGTGTTTACGAGTTCACCTTTAGCGGTAAGTGGTGATATTTGGGTGGCTAGGGTAGCTAGTCCACAGCTTGCAAGAAATTGCCGACGTTTGATAAGCATAAGTATTTAGTATAGTGACGAATTTTAATAGGTTATACCAATGCCTAAGTCATTCATAAAAAGTTAGATCCTCGACTTCTTAAAGAAGTCATGGATCTGGACACGGCGAATTTTTACAAATCAAATAGAATTGCTATATGTAAATTTTGGTTGACTAATTTTCCTCTTTAATCATGCGGCGAAGATCGTCAAGAGGCGAGTCTGGTTCAGTGATTTCTGAATTGTTGCTGTTAGTTATTTCTATATCTTCTTCTTCAATATAAAATTCAACGCTTATTTTAATTTTCACTTTCCCCTTTTTCCAGCTTTGAGAACCTAGTGTGAAAATTTCGCAATCTGTACCCTTCTGAAACAAATTCACAAGAGAATTGTTTATATCTACTCCCTTCCTCCTTAATTCTTCATTCAATATATTTGCCAGATGGGAGTTAGCTGAGGTATCCATTGCTTGTTTTAATTTAGCAACTTTGTATATGTTGTCTCCAAAGTCCAAAACATCACTATCATTACACTCTATTGGCTTAAATTCATCTTGCATATCAACCTCAATTCTTGATTTTCTTCTACGACATCTGCCATTGTTGTTGATTTCGACCAAAATATTCTCCTTAACCTCTTTACGCAAAACAAAACTGTACTTAGTGAGCGCTAAGGGACTTCCAATTAAAAAAATATCCAATTTTGTAGGGTGC
Protein-coding sequences here:
- a CDS encoding isoprenyl transferase — translated: MTNDKSKLPTDLNPQKIPQHIAVIMDGNGRWATSRGLPRIAGHRQGASTLKELLRCCKDWGIKALTAYAFSTENWQRPIEEVDFLMHLFERLLHRELAQMHREGVRISFIGDLSALPKSLQTEMERSMRETLNNQAIHFTVAVNYGSRNEITKVCRQVAQLVEQGELSAQEVNESLVEQHLYTADTPEPDLLIRTSGEMRLSNFLLWQMAYTEMYFTDILWPDFNREAFHQALLSYQNRDRRFGQVKASLSA
- a CDS encoding iron uptake porin encodes the protein MAKYLLASASGMGFLCLIAGLSPVQALPHLEIADKNLAINQNDSNYQKNDSHQSNLTNSISSKLLIVNENQRNQDSGVDSAVKFQQQLTPQSINSSPSSDKLAQVTSVSQLSDVQPTDWAFQALQSLVERYGCIAGYPNQTYRGNRAMTRYEFAAGLNACLDRINELIATATGDLVKKEDLATLQKLQEQFTAELTTLRGRVDAVEARSAKLEANQFSTTTKLNGEVIIAGVGATGGAPNNSDSNIILVNRVRLNLTTSFTGKDLLITGLQAYNFLGGANGQGSLQQSLGLAAPLLSSSSARTSFEPQFPGLNVNTLSSVGANDVQLYKLLYIFPVANKLTLFAGTAAETSDAFPTITPFYGEGQESISRFAGLNPVLRVSGGTSGTGLASAAGFIYSISPNLDLRALYGSVNANLPQKSADEALPGVSTTPLGGGVFSGSSIVAAQLTFKPSPDLDIGLNYANSYHEINILGTGLISGDVGALAGVDAGTPVKLNSFGGTVTWRFSPNIALSGYGAALFVDASSNSVNASTTFTSWMVGVHFKDLFKSGNNAGILFGQPLYRSDAGGSAQLSPTGDNRATPYHLEGYYRFRVSDNISITPGAFVLFNPEGNSNNETTTVGVLRTTFTF
- a CDS encoding NAD(P)/FAD-dependent oxidoreductase produces the protein MLRLTEVKLPLDHPEDEIETAILKKLQITDEELIGYSIFKRSYDARKKGEINLVYILDVETTQETHLLKRLKKDPHVMVRPDMSYRPVAQAPSNLAIRPIIIGTGPCGLFAGLMLAQMGFRPIILERGKKVRDRTVDTFGFWKKKSDFNPESNAQFGEGGAGTFSDGKLYSQVKDPQHYGRKVLTELVNAGASPEILYINKPHIGTFKLVGIVQSMRAKIESLGGEIRFESRVEDINIENGQVRGVTLASGEYIASDYVVLAVGHSARDTFQMLYDRGVYIEPKPFSIGFRVEHPQTLIDKCRFGAQAGHKLLGAADYKLVHHCQNGRSVYSFCMCPGGLVVAAASEPGRLVTNGMSQYSRNERNANSAIVVGITPEDYPGNALAGIDFQRRLEEKAFELGGGTYEAPGQLVRDFLNHRPSTALGTVKPSYTPGVHLGDLSQSLPDYAIAAIREALPAFDKQIKGFAMDDAVLTGVETRTSSPIRIKRKEDYQSLNTVGLYPAGEGAGYAGGILSAGIDGIKVAEAVALSILRNCDRTSFAQ
- a CDS encoding S66 peptidase family protein encodes the protein MLIKRRQFLASCGLATLATQISPLTAKGELVNTIRKPSHLQVGDTVGFISPAGIVDAKDIEAAQQSISQLGLKVKLGKHILDRYGYLAGKDSDRADDINLMFSDRTIKAIIPMRGGWGCNRILPLLNYSLIRSHPKIIIGYSDITTLLLAINARSQMITFHGPVATSTWNQFTVDYFKRILFNGEAVTMQNLNPSEVRVETIAPGKARGKLVGGNLSVLSAMVGSPYLPSWNKSILFVEEVGEDVYRVDRMLTQLKTAGILNQISGFIFGQCTNCKLGDEPSFTLIQVLQQHILPLGIPAWYGSMIGHIKDKFTLPIGLEVEINAELGTIRMLEAAVSLV
- a CDS encoding KGK domain-containing protein, with amino-acid sequence MVEINNNGRCRRRKSRIEVDMQDEFKPIECNDSDVLDFGDNIYKVAKLKQAMDTSANSHLANILNEELRRKGVDINNSLVNLFQKGTDCEIFTLGSQSWKKGKVKIKISVEFYIEEEDIEITNSNNSEITEPDSPLDDLRRMIKEEN